In Dendropsophus ebraccatus isolate aDenEbr1 chromosome 13, aDenEbr1.pat, whole genome shotgun sequence, the sequence CTATACCACAGGTGAGCGGTAAACATGTATATTCCATACGGTTACAAAATTGCCATGGAGTCTTACAACTACAAGCAggaatttttctttttaactctGAGCTGTCATACAATCTGCTACATTACAAGTCTcttatgaaagattttttttttgtattttttaactgTATAACTCTACTGGTGTATACCCATCTTCggggtgggggggaaaaaaaaaaaaaaaaaaaaaaaaaaaaaggttgtgatGATTACATTTCTATCGTCTTATTCTCTGCCGCAGCCATTGGGTTCCATTGAGGAGTCTACATTACAACATGCGGAGCAATGGTAATATCATCAGGCCTTAAACATGATTTTTAGACAATATGAACTAAAAAGaatcaaacaaaaaaatatatataaactaaAACTTTAAAAATGCATAATATATATTGCATGAAGAACTTgctggtatttttttttgttttcttaagaAAATATATATTGTGCGATTGTGACTACAATGCACCGCTGGCAAAGCATTGTTTTCTGTGCATAACATAGGAGAATGACAACATGGAGATCAATGACATAAGGAAAATAAACTGAACTTTTAATGGAATAAACAAAGAAACCAAGGAGGATGTTTTTGTGAAGTTTTGTCTTTAAGCATAAAAAAATGCAGACAGAAGGTGCACCTTTGGAGTTAATATAGATTATTAAGTAGTATATGTATTGGTGTGGGTTGAGCTGGAAGAGATTTCTTCTgttaaaaatagaagaaaaaaaaaaaaaaaaaaagagaaaaaaagaaaatatataatgGAAAAGATGGCCAAGTGGAGCAGAGATGGGGCTAACTGAAGTATTGCGGTATTGTAGACAGGCTTCTAATATCTGATCTAGAAAATATAAATACACTGCTTTGGGTGGAGAAGGTTCACAAGTGTCCAGAAGTGGAACAAAGAGAGGATCAGTTGGCTTGATCAAGGGCTCTTAATAATTCCTCTCCCTGTAGCAGGTTCCTATTTCCCTGTATGGGAGCGTTCACCTCGCAGTCATAACTGGTCAGCTGAGGAAGTCCAGTGCCATCCAACGACGGTCCAAGCAATCGACTGGCCATGTctagaaggaaagaaaaaaaagctcAGAGGGAACACAATTTtctactaaattaaaaaaaagttgtcaaGTTGATGAAAATTCTTTTGAAATGACCTTCCTCTAAGAACCTCTGGGTGACAACTGATATGGCTGCCTGGAATGAAATTAGGACTGTCAGCTACAATATGTAATTCTGTATTACAATAACTGTAATAGTGGGAAGAAAAGGACTTATTAATATACAGTATTAGTTCCTTATCAGGTCACATGGCTGTCAAACTCTCTGCCTGTGGCCATTTAAAAAGGAACCTTCATTGTTCACTTCCAGTAACACAGCTCTCTTTGTAATGAGCTATAAGAACCTGATACAAAGTTGTGTAATGTAATTGCACAATGGATAAGCTGTATTTGCTGAACCACTAGTACCCCTCTTTGAGAACACAGAGGTTCACTCGTACGTCAGTACatactatgtatatgtatgggCATCTATGAAAAGTATTGCAATAAAAATACTGTATAAAATACCTGTGGACAAAAGGAGAATTGTTCTTTGCTCTGCTCCAGTTGGCCGTTCCAGGTCAGATCCTTTAACACGTTTCCACAAGAGAGAAGAGCTTGGCCCTGGGTCAACAGTTGTTTGAAATAAAGTCCCCTGAATAAGAAAACAATCCGATTGTCAGCTCATACATACTAAGCAAGaaatacagtatactgtacaataaGTTTCTGTGTAGCAtgcaatttaaaaagttcttccaTTCGTATATAGGCATTCATGACCACAaggtaagaggaaaaaaaaaaaacctcaaaaacTTACAATTCCCACTGCTTGAAACAATGGACCGTCACTTTCAATTTTACGTTTCCTCTGGGCGTTATGTAATGCAATCATCTTTGGACTGATGTCGTCATCCAGGACTGTGGATCTGTGAAGAAGGGGAGAGGTTGTGGTAAGCAGGTGGCACGGGCAAGAATTTCTATCATCATTTATATATGTCTTCTATCCCTGGTACTGCTGCTCTGACAATACTTAGAGATACTTACAGCAGGCACTATAAGAGCTGATGTAAGCAAATCTGTattataaagaagaaaaaaaaaaaagcatacaaaAAGGTAACGTACACTCTGAGTACCATGCACCTTATTGCTGCACTTACATAACTCAGCAGAGAGAGTTCACACGGAAACTAATAGATATGCAAGGTCCACCAGAAACTAGAGGGTGCTGTTGAGTTTAGCTGATTACCTTTTACTTGATGAGCTTTGTAAGTGTGGAGTTCCCGGACGGGAGCAGTCTGTCTTTTCTAATGTCTTATCTGTTCGTACAGGAGAACTTGTGCGACTCCGGTTACCATTATATGGTGAGGATGGGGCGCTAAGCATCTGCGCGGGTGAGTGGACAATGATGGTCTTGGGGTCACTCATTGCCTCTGTGCTGATAGGCTTCAAATCAGTGGTGATGGGTGCGGTGGTCGGCTGGAACAGATTGGTCATGTTTCCTAAAGGCTGGGATGATGCCGATTCACTCTCTAAGGAAGAAAGCTGATCGAAGCTTCTGAGCTGGAAGTCATCATCCATTGGGATGTACGGAGCCAACATTTCCAGATCTAAATCTGTTTCCTGAAAGGAAAACACAGTCGATATAGCAATGCAACACAAAGTAATGGTAATAAGAGTATAAGGATTCTCTCCCCCCACGGCATCACATCTACAGTCATGCTGACTCTCTATTAAGCGTTCACCGTGTTAAATAATCTATGGTGTCTGCAGTTTATGCAATTAGAATActttgtactaaaaaaaaaaactgcccacgCAAACCACAAGCACAGtcatatacagacctgtgtggaGAATGGGGCCTTCGATTCGGTGTCTATTGCAAAGAGTTTCTCCACCAAGTCCATCTTAAACTCCCTGGAAATGTCACTGTCTACTTCAAAGCAATACTCAGCAGGTGTGCCAGGCTacagaaaagaacaaaaaaaaacaaaacattaacaTCTAATAAAGGAAAATATTATAATCCATCTACATCAATTCATGTGTTACAGACTATGAACTAGTTTTAGTTATTGCTTCAATGCATCTAAAACTAAATAAAGCAAATCAATAGATTACTTCCTCTTTAAATAACCATTCATGGCTAACCTGGCAAACAATTATCCCTCTAAATGCTGAAAGCCCCCTTATTACAGACAGTGGTCAGTACCTCGGTGGAGCTCTGGCTGCTGCTGATGTCTGATGGGCTGGACGGCTTGGAGAGTTGAGGCATGGTGAATGCCAGCTCTAGTTGTTCAGGAGAGGACTCCATCTTTATCACCACCTCCCTGTTTAGCGCAGGGTCAGCATTGCTGCGTAGAGGCTTAGGTTTCTCTGGAAGCGGGATGGGAGACACCAACATGCTCTCCGGTGGCTTACTGGTCGAGTGCAGCATTACATCATTGTACAATGGAACCTCATCAAAAGGCTGCTCAGAatctaatgggaaaaaaaatacatggaatCACCAAATACTATAAAAGACATGGCGAAAACCGTACAATACTATAATGAAATGAATACCTACCACTGGAACTGAAGTCTAGTGCAATGATCTCATCTCCAGCGTCTGGTGCAAGAACAGTCAGCGATTCTGGTTCCTTCTTCAATTCATCAAACAAGCTGCTGGAGCTGTCATCGTCTTTGCCCAAGTTAGTGAAGATGGCAGGCATCTTTATGTTACCAGGTTCAGTTGGTGCCAGATTAGACTCTGTCTGGCCAATGGATAGAATCAGGTCTTTCTCCACAATGCCACTAATAAAACAGAAGAAGCAGACCATTTATTAAAAAGTCATATTGTAGGACTCAATTCTACTAAAGCTGCAGAAATCAGTCAATATTAGCAGCGTATGAGGCTACCAAAGATAGTGTATTACAGTTCTTGGCTATCACTGGTAGCCTCATATGCAATGAAGGTGTGACCACTGCGCCATCACAACAGGAGACTCAGACCCCAGTTCTTGAGATCATACACTACATGATCATCCACTTATCCTTTATATGTGTTGATTGATGAACAACCCATTCAGAGTATATCAAAACaaaggagaagatgatgatgatgatgatgatgtaatgTGTTAAGAAGTCTCCAGACTGTGCAGAATGCCTGCAGTTGTACAGCCATTGCCAGAGGTGactggcagcagcttatttccTTCTTGTCAAGGAAATAGActgaggctggcttcacacacggccactgcagtttttgtgccagagccagaagtggattcaaatgggatcaaaaatataaagggaggtcttgtacttctctttcctttacacacttctggttttggcacaaaacccacagtggcagctttccaaaaaaaCCGCTGTATGTAAAacaagccttaaagtgacactgtcctccccccacacacacacttttgcattatgacttctctacacaggtgtaaagggtaaagttAGCAGTTTGTATACCTTTTTGTATaatatatgtcatggtgcttgttctagtaaaaagtgatattttatcaaatgcagattgtgctatctgggcggggcttcacaggcgaagcaccacttagccccacccacaacaccactgttgggccccgcccccagtgacGTAATCGGCGCATAGGCCTCGCCCCTCAACGGCCATTGGACAAGGCTAGTCGAAAGATCTAAGCCCCCAAcctctctaggtcggcccattacAAAGGCCcctgagggggcgtggcctacGTGCCACTGACGGTtggggtggggccaactgtgttgttgtgggcggggttaggTGGTGCTTCGGGTGTGAAGCCCCGTccagatagcacaatctgcagatgataaaggatcacattttactggaacaagccccATGGCGTACGATgtaaaatgaggtatgaaaactgctaaatttaccctttacacctgtgtagagaagtcataatgcaaaaaaagggggggggggggggggggacagtgtcactttaagtgcatGTTTACAAGGGAGACGGATGCTGGTAAATAAGTATTCGTCCAACAGTACCTTAAGAACAGGTGgatttacagatgtagcagagctctgtTTGTCCTTAAAATAATGCAACAAATGTAAACACTGTCCTATAGAAACCTACATGATACATAATGAATATCACAGGACACTCAGCACTGTAACATCTAACCATCTGAATACTTCTCTACTGAACGTATAACTAAGGCCAGGATGACTTGGTTGGCACTTACCTTAAGACGTAGTTAACGCACACAATGCATTGTGGTTGGGAGTTCTTTGTGTTGTAAATAACGGTGGCTTGTGTTTCCACCCAGACGAAGCCCCCTTGCTTGGCCAGCATTCTGTACTGTCCTGTAGTCACTTGTCCTTTTGTGAACACTGGGTAGAGAAGAGCAGGACATGTAAATCTACAAGCCTCAGAGACAGCTAGTAATGGAAGAACTTTCAATGTGCTTTATACTGTAGATTGTACTACCCCAACCCTTTCCAAGTATTACATTTCTACTGTATGTGTATCCAGATTTCAAATGCAATAAGGCCTAAATTCAGACTTACTGTCATGATGTGCTTTAGTCAGGTGGTCAGAGTCCAGTGCATGGTAATACTCATACACCGACCTTCCAAGAAGCTCTTCTGGTTCATATCCAACCAGTTCTGTTACCCTAATTTAAAGAACAAGAATTACTTTTTCAGTCATTTTGACACATATGCACATTATAGTAAATGTAAAAACATACTTACTATCACTTACTATCATACAAGTTACTATCGCCAATGGTTAGAGAACTGTCTATTATAGAATAACCTAAATGCTATATATCCCAACAATTAATAGTTCTGTTCTCTCCACCCTTCCTTGTACCACTTGCTCGGTAAAAAATGGGCAAGATTTCTGCTAGAACATAAGTATTCCttttggccagcagatggcagtgttCTCATATCCTTTCTTCAGTATATACCTTTCGTCACAGTAAGAAAATTTCATGTCAAGGCTGTGGCGGCTGAGAAAGGTTTTGCTGTCCAATGGAAATTCAATGTTTGATGGGTGAGGGATTGGCTCGCAGATCAGCACCATGCAAGTCATGGGAGGCTTTTTGTATCCACAATGGTTCTGATTGTTGCAGAAGTCATAGACCCGCATATGCCCCGTGCAGTGAAGGacctggaaaaaaatatatataaaaattatttcttaTGTTCAACACGCCAATAGGTTACCCAGTCCTGTAAAAGGTATAGCCCATCTTCAGGATAAGCCACCAATTATAACTGCTGGCTAACAATTCTCAGCACTACTAGTTGATCAATGCGGCACATTGTAACAGCTCATCAGTGAGTGCCATGGCCTCTTTAATGCTTATATAATAATAACTGTACTGTAAGGCACTGCATTGTTGCCCTGTTTAAGTGAATAAGACAACACTGCAGTACCTTGCACATCCATCACTAACAGTACAGAGAATTTGTTATCCTTTCCTCACCTTCCATGTGGCAGACTTGATATTGACTGTCCTTCCTCGACTAGTCAGCGTGCACTTCATTCGCAGGAAGAAGCTCCGCTCTGTGATCTGCTCCTTTCCCTTTTTAGCTGGTCCTAGGAGAGTAGGGAATACTGTTAGTTCTTAGAGCTTGTGAAGTCCTTCAGACTCTCTTAGACACAGGTAATGACACTGGATCTATGTGCTATCGTACAGCTTCTATTTGATCTTTCAGACAATGCTGGGAGTAGCGATCCCTCtgcataaggccccgttcccactgagcaaaggtagcggaattccgcgacggaattgtccgccgcggaatgccgttagcctcccgctcataatgggagtctaacggcattccgcagcggacaattccgtcgcggaattccgctacctttgctcagtgggaacggggccttatgcaGAGGGATCGCTACTCCCAGCATTGTCTGAAAGATCAAATAGAAGCTGTACGATAGCACATAGATCCAGTGTAGAAAAAAGAAATTTGCATTGTGGGAGTAGTTGAAGGGGTGCATTGGCTCCTGGATACACTTCCATTAGTACTCACCATTCCTAAACGTCAGCATCTCCCTTAGTTCTTCATGGTCACATGGGTGGGTGAAGTCAAATACACTGTGCCCAGTAAGttcaaactataaaaaaaagcaaaaaatgatAGAATTATTGAATGAATGATTGAATAGACAATGTACCACATTTACTGCTGGTGCTGCTCCTGAATGTCAGAACTATAAGTGGCCATTTACACACTAAATAGAGCACAGATGAGGCTAGTAATTTTGGTGCACGAAAGGGTCACACTATAGGCCAGGATCGGTGTATAAACATAGTAATTGGCACTGTTTTGGCCAAATTCAACAGATCCATGCACAACCTTGCCTGTCTAAAAGACAGCTAGGGCTTTTCTCTCTGGACAGATTGTATCTAGAAGAACGCACGACGTGTGATGAACTACCACAGTGTGGCAGCCTCCTGCACATGCGTCCCCAAACCAGACACTCTAAAACCACCAGAGGCAGCATGCCAAGAACACAACTGCAAAACCCACAGAAAACTACATGCAAATCAAGCTACAGACAACATCGATAAGAGCAAAATACGCAGGAATAAATAAATCATGTGATAAATTTGTAATGTTGCAGACACAAAATGCATTTGCAGCACACTTAGTTTCCTGTGCAGAACAagtcagcagcaggaggagatctGCACCCATCCATACCTGTGTAAGCCCCATGCACTTGTTGACGTTCTCAGACAGGTAAATCATGTCTCCTTCTTCAGTTAGGACCAAAACAAACCCTTCCAAGGCCTTCAGATAGAAGCAGTTGAGTTGTTTCTCCAGCTCAGACTCCGCATCAGTGTCACCTGAAAAGCACAAGGCATTGTTACTCATCGCAGGAATAAACTCATCAGGGCAGATATAATCACAGCCTATGTCAAGAGGACGACCTGTTTAATCATTGATGTATTTGGTTAAATAGATAGAA encodes:
- the HIF1A gene encoding hypoxia-inducible factor 1-alpha, whose amino-acid sequence is MEEIVVPDKKRISSERRKEKSRDAARCRRSKESEVFYELSHQLPLPHNVSSHLDKASIMRLTISYLRIRKLLDAGDTDAESELEKQLNCFYLKALEGFVLVLTEEGDMIYLSENVNKCMGLTQFELTGHSVFDFTHPCDHEELREMLTFRNGPAKKGKEQITERSFFLRMKCTLTSRGRTVNIKSATWKVLHCTGHMRVYDFCNNQNHCGYKKPPMTCMVLICEPIPHPSNIEFPLDSKTFLSRHSLDMKFSYCDERVTELVGYEPEELLGRSVYEYYHALDSDHLTKAHHDMFTKGQVTTGQYRMLAKQGGFVWVETQATVIYNTKNSQPQCIVCVNYVLSGIVEKDLILSIGQTESNLAPTEPGNIKMPAIFTNLGKDDDSSSSLFDELKKEPESLTVLAPDAGDEIIALDFSSSDSEQPFDEVPLYNDVMLHSTSKPPESMLVSPIPLPEKPKPLRSNADPALNREVVIKMESSPEQLELAFTMPQLSKPSSPSDISSSQSSTEPGTPAEYCFEVDSDISREFKMDLVEKLFAIDTESKAPFSTQETDLDLEMLAPYIPMDDDFQLRSFDQLSSLESESASSQPLGNMTNLFQPTTAPITTDLKPISTEAMSDPKTIIVHSPAQMLSAPSSPYNGNRSRTSSPVRTDKTLEKTDCSRPGTPHLQSSSSKRSTVLDDDISPKMIALHNAQRKRKIESDGPLFQAVGIGTLFQTTVDPGPSSSLLWKRVKGSDLERPTGAEQRTILLLSTDMASRLLGPSLDGTGLPQLTSYDCEVNAPIQGNRNLLQGEELLRALDQAN